One genomic segment of Amycolatopsis sp. WQ 127309 includes these proteins:
- a CDS encoding DUF58 domain-containing protein, which translates to MLRALSGLTTRGRCLLAAGLAAAVCSFVLNERDLLRVAVFVVALPLLVAVFISATRLRIGATRALHPQRVAVGANGEVQLELWRSGRLPAGEILLEDGVPYALGSRPRFVVERLPHDRRVALRYPLQPVLRGIQQVGPLRATITDPFGLCEFERELIGHSRLVVVPRVVALWGLPSGAGIGVGDDGTVRLHAGQGEADVIVRQYRQGDDLRKVHWRSTARRDEIMVRVEERPWRGGTTVLLDNRAAAHHGSGPAASLEWAVSFTASAALHLRRAGHRVRLVSEHGVTLADTPGDGGDHYDHIVLDALAALQPAHQRDITLARDPADGQELVAVLGTVSTEAVHELTQFRPRGIRSLAVLLDTPTWSAGVSAPEQRAAATEDSAALLRAAGWGVVIAGPGSPMPQVWAELCQAGARRGTLIGGNR; encoded by the coding sequence ATGCTGCGTGCCCTGTCCGGCCTGACCACCCGCGGCCGATGCCTGCTGGCCGCGGGGCTCGCGGCCGCGGTGTGCTCGTTCGTCCTCAACGAACGCGACCTGCTGCGGGTCGCCGTCTTCGTGGTGGCCCTGCCGCTGCTGGTCGCCGTGTTCATCTCGGCGACGCGGCTGCGGATCGGCGCCACCCGGGCGCTGCACCCCCAGCGCGTCGCGGTCGGCGCGAACGGCGAGGTGCAGCTGGAGCTGTGGCGCAGCGGGCGGCTGCCGGCCGGCGAGATCCTGCTCGAGGACGGCGTGCCGTACGCGCTGGGCTCCCGGCCGCGGTTCGTCGTCGAACGGCTCCCGCACGACAGGCGCGTCGCGCTGCGCTACCCGCTGCAGCCGGTGCTGCGCGGGATCCAGCAGGTCGGGCCGCTGCGCGCGACGATCACCGACCCGTTCGGGCTGTGCGAGTTCGAACGCGAGCTGATCGGGCACTCGCGGCTGGTCGTCGTCCCGCGCGTCGTCGCGCTGTGGGGGCTGCCGAGCGGCGCGGGCATCGGCGTCGGCGACGACGGCACCGTCCGGCTGCACGCCGGGCAGGGCGAGGCCGACGTCATCGTCCGGCAGTACCGCCAGGGCGACGACCTGCGGAAGGTGCACTGGCGCTCGACCGCCCGCCGCGACGAGATCATGGTCCGCGTCGAGGAACGGCCCTGGCGCGGCGGCACCACGGTGCTGCTCGACAACCGCGCCGCCGCGCACCACGGTTCCGGTCCCGCCGCCAGCCTGGAGTGGGCGGTGTCGTTCACCGCGTCGGCCGCGCTGCACCTGCGCCGCGCCGGGCACCGCGTCCGGCTGGTCAGCGAGCACGGCGTCACGCTGGCCGACACCCCCGGCGACGGCGGCGACCACTACGACCACATCGTGCTCGACGCGCTCGCCGCGCTGCAGCCGGCGCACCAGCGCGACATCACGCTGGCCCGCGACCCGGCCGACGGCCAGGAGCTGGTCGCCGTGCTCGGCACCGTCAGCACCGAAGCCGTCCACGAGCTGACCCAGTTCCGCCCGCGCGGCATCCGCAGCCTCGCCGTCCTGCTCGACACGCCCACGTGGTCGGCCGGGGTGAGCGCGCCCGAGCAGCGGGCCGCCGCCACCGAGGACTCGGCCGCGCTGCTGCGCGCGGCCGGCTGGGGCGTGGTGATCGCCGGCCCCGGCTCGCCGATGCCGCAGGTGTGGGCCGAGCTCTGCCAGGCGGGCGCCCGCCGCGGCACTCTGATCGGCGGGAACCGATGA
- a CDS encoding DUF3558 domain-containing protein produces MHKKYLWAPALLLLAACGQQPALPAVAGGASTVAPSTSRPPAEPGTLAALDPCTLLSPQDRSSAGVSVLGKPKDIAGARACDWTVPASFGVTVTLDERNGLADLAVAKKTATRTTVGAHPALRVSDKKAADGTCAVLLGVGDSGSVQVDVSNSGFTDTTLACRRAGTVAGLVEPKLP; encoded by the coding sequence GTGCACAAGAAGTATCTGTGGGCCCCGGCCCTCTTGCTGCTCGCGGCTTGCGGACAGCAACCCGCGCTGCCGGCCGTCGCGGGCGGCGCTTCGACCGTGGCGCCGTCGACGTCGCGGCCCCCGGCCGAGCCCGGCACGCTGGCCGCGCTCGACCCGTGCACGCTGCTTTCGCCGCAGGACCGCTCCAGCGCCGGGGTGAGCGTGCTCGGCAAGCCGAAGGACATCGCCGGCGCGCGGGCGTGCGACTGGACGGTGCCCGCGAGCTTCGGCGTCACCGTGACCCTCGACGAGCGCAACGGCCTGGCCGACCTCGCCGTCGCGAAGAAGACGGCCACCAGGACCACGGTCGGCGCCCACCCGGCGCTGCGCGTCTCGGACAAGAAGGCCGCCGACGGCACCTGCGCCGTGCTGCTCGGGGTGGGGGACTCCGGCAGCGTCCAGGTCGACGTCAGCAACTCCGGCTTCACCGACACCACGCTTGCGTGCCGCCGCGCGGGCACGGTGGCCGGGCTGGTCGAACCCAAGCTGCCCTGA
- a CDS encoding MoxR family ATPase — protein sequence MTSRIQSATPGSGEQASGRPPYPADASGNGRVNARPGRVSLDELHEAARKIAANVERVLVGKPDVIRIALVTLLAEGHLLVEDVPGVGKTSLAKALARSIDCTVSRIQFTPDLLPSDVTGVSIYNRQSGEFDFRPGPVFANIVVGDEINRASPKTQSALLECMEEHQVTVDTSTYKLEEPFMVIATQNPIEMEGTYALPEAQRDRFTARVSIGYPDQQAELAMVDEHAGHNPIEDLQPVSDGETVHRLIETVRGVHLAPEVRRYAVDLVATTRQLPEIRLGASPRATLHLVRAARAQAALSGRDYVVPDDLHTVAVPVLAHRLMLTTEAHAARRSATDVVRAVLHRVPVPQGSGPRQ from the coding sequence GTGACGTCGAGAATCCAGTCTGCGACGCCCGGATCGGGCGAGCAGGCATCCGGGCGACCGCCTTATCCGGCGGACGCCTCGGGCAACGGCCGGGTGAACGCCCGGCCGGGCAGAGTGTCGCTGGACGAACTGCACGAGGCCGCCCGGAAGATCGCCGCCAACGTCGAACGGGTGCTGGTCGGCAAACCCGACGTCATCCGGATCGCACTGGTCACCCTGCTCGCCGAGGGCCACCTGCTGGTCGAGGACGTGCCCGGCGTCGGGAAGACGTCGCTGGCCAAGGCGCTGGCCCGGTCCATCGACTGCACGGTCAGCCGCATCCAGTTCACGCCGGACCTGCTGCCGAGCGACGTCACCGGCGTCTCCATCTACAACCGCCAGTCCGGCGAGTTCGACTTCCGCCCCGGCCCGGTGTTCGCGAACATCGTGGTGGGCGACGAGATCAACCGCGCCTCGCCGAAGACGCAGTCGGCGCTGCTGGAGTGCATGGAAGAGCACCAGGTCACCGTCGACACCTCGACCTACAAGCTCGAAGAGCCGTTCATGGTGATCGCCACGCAGAACCCGATCGAGATGGAAGGCACGTACGCGCTGCCCGAAGCCCAGCGCGACCGCTTCACCGCGCGGGTCTCCATCGGCTACCCCGACCAGCAGGCCGAGCTGGCCATGGTCGACGAGCACGCCGGGCACAACCCGATCGAGGACCTGCAGCCGGTCTCCGACGGCGAGACCGTGCACCGGCTGATCGAGACGGTCCGCGGCGTGCACCTGGCCCCCGAGGTCCGCCGCTACGCGGTCGACCTCGTCGCGACGACGCGGCAGCTGCCGGAGATCCGGCTCGGCGCGTCCCCGCGCGCGACGCTGCACCTGGTCCGCGCGGCGCGCGCCCAGGCGGCGCTGTCGGGTCGCGACTACGTCGTCCCGGACGACCTGCACACCGTCGCGGTCCCCGTGCTGGCGCACCGCCTCATGCTCACCACCGAGGCCCACGCGGCCCGCCGCTCGGCGACCGACGTCGTGCGGGCTGTCCTGCACCGCGTCCCGGTGCCCCAGGGCTCCGGCCCGCGCCAGTAG
- a CDS encoding PPE domain-containing protein: MAAEVERDNDPVAAGEVGARWDGLAKRLHESTADLAALIAGTHDTWQGPGGDAARASLGRAAQWLSHSAAVSASVGTAVGAQADAAARARADMPPPVTYDPAAMIRDAAGAGNILVLAGLADEMEARRAEAEAARQKAIDVLRTRDTALRGHVPAGTFAAPPALGQA; the protein is encoded by the coding sequence ATGGCCGCCGAGGTCGAGCGGGACAACGACCCGGTCGCCGCGGGCGAGGTGGGCGCCCGCTGGGACGGGCTCGCGAAGCGGCTGCACGAGTCGACCGCCGACCTGGCCGCGCTGATCGCCGGCACGCACGACACCTGGCAGGGGCCGGGCGGTGACGCGGCGCGCGCCTCGCTCGGCCGGGCCGCGCAGTGGCTGTCGCACTCCGCCGCCGTGTCGGCGTCGGTCGGCACCGCGGTCGGCGCGCAGGCGGACGCGGCCGCGCGGGCCCGGGCCGACATGCCGCCGCCGGTGACCTACGACCCGGCGGCGATGATCCGCGACGCCGCCGGCGCGGGCAACATCCTCGTGCTGGCCGGGCTGGCCGACGAGATGGAGGCGCGCCGCGCCGAGGCGGAAGCCGCGCGGCAGAAGGCGATCGACGTCCTCCGGACCCGGGACACGGCCCTGCGTGGCCACGTCCCGGCCGGGACGTTCGCGGCCCCGCCGGCGCTGGGGCAGGCTTGA
- a CDS encoding ESX secretion-associated protein EspG, whose amino-acid sequence MIRVSASAFDILWTDLGHDRPPEPLGVRSVGGTDEEREGVRKAVYENLAGRGLYDGTRLEPALAHRLELLAAGEVFVACEALADMTAAVPFRAVAAVRGRRGVLATQPEQTISLDGIRESELCTAIVDVLPELTAGPGYGVSLAAAALAAGVEDPVFAERGARSAASSAQLREVLAIQARPVYAAGQFSVSRRAASGRVERTGGLTWFDTDVGAYCATKTAGRGGQEWVTVTPVDSARLASRVAALLTPET is encoded by the coding sequence TTGATCCGCGTCTCCGCGTCGGCGTTCGACATCCTCTGGACGGACCTCGGCCACGACCGGCCGCCGGAGCCGCTCGGCGTGCGCAGCGTCGGCGGCACCGACGAGGAGCGCGAAGGGGTCCGCAAGGCGGTCTACGAGAACCTCGCCGGGCGCGGGCTCTACGACGGGACCCGGCTGGAACCCGCGCTGGCGCACCGGCTGGAGCTGCTCGCGGCGGGGGAGGTGTTCGTCGCCTGCGAGGCACTGGCCGACATGACGGCGGCGGTGCCGTTCCGCGCGGTGGCGGCGGTCCGCGGCCGCCGCGGCGTGCTGGCGACCCAGCCGGAGCAGACGATCAGCTTGGACGGCATCCGCGAAAGCGAGCTGTGCACGGCGATCGTCGACGTCCTGCCGGAACTGACGGCGGGCCCGGGCTACGGCGTCAGCCTCGCCGCGGCCGCGCTCGCCGCCGGCGTCGAAGACCCGGTGTTCGCCGAGCGCGGCGCGCGCTCGGCGGCGTCGTCGGCCCAGCTGCGGGAGGTGCTGGCGATCCAGGCCCGCCCGGTGTACGCGGCGGGCCAGTTCAGCGTCAGCCGCCGGGCCGCGTCGGGCCGGGTCGAGCGCACGGGCGGCTTGACGTGGTTCGACACCGACGTCGGCGCCTACTGCGCGACGAAGACCGCGGGCCGCGGCGGGCAGGAGTGGGTGACCGTCACCCCGGTCGACAGCGCCCGCCTCGCGTCCCGCGTCGCCGCCCTGCTCACCCCCGAAACCTGA
- the rsmH gene encoding 16S rRNA (cytosine(1402)-N(4))-methyltransferase RsmH yields MTAPEHVPVLLDRIVELFAPVFADRDAILVDATVGLGGHSDAILEAFPRLRLVALDRDPAALERSAERLARHGDRVDFVHTIYDELPEALAGLGLSRVDGILFDLGVSSMQLDRAERGFAYSKDAPLDMRMDPTTGFTAADVLNTYAPGELIRILRDYGEERFAQRIVRSVVNAREKEPFTMSGRLVELLYDAVPAASRRTGGHPAKRTFQALRIEVNGELEVLRRAMPAALRALAVGGRIVVESYQSLEDRLVKQALAELAKSRTPEGLPVELPGHGPELKLLTRGAEKAGEEETDHNPRAASVRLRAAERIGEPR; encoded by the coding sequence ATGACGGCACCCGAGCACGTCCCGGTGCTGCTCGACCGCATCGTCGAGCTGTTCGCTCCCGTGTTCGCCGACCGCGACGCGATCCTCGTGGACGCGACCGTCGGGCTCGGCGGGCACTCCGACGCCATCCTCGAAGCCTTCCCGCGCCTGCGCCTGGTCGCTCTCGACCGGGACCCGGCCGCGCTGGAGCGCTCCGCCGAACGCCTGGCCCGCCACGGCGACCGCGTCGACTTCGTGCACACGATCTACGACGAGCTGCCCGAGGCGCTGGCCGGGCTGGGACTGTCCCGTGTGGACGGCATCCTGTTCGACCTCGGCGTCTCCTCGATGCAGCTGGACCGCGCCGAGCGCGGGTTCGCCTACTCGAAGGACGCGCCGCTCGACATGCGGATGGACCCGACGACCGGGTTCACCGCCGCCGACGTCCTCAACACCTACGCCCCCGGCGAGCTGATCCGGATCCTGCGCGACTACGGCGAGGAACGGTTCGCGCAGCGGATCGTCCGGTCGGTCGTGAACGCCCGCGAGAAGGAACCGTTCACGATGAGCGGGCGCCTGGTCGAGCTGCTCTACGACGCCGTACCGGCGGCGAGCAGGCGCACCGGTGGGCACCCGGCCAAGCGGACGTTCCAGGCGCTGCGGATCGAGGTCAACGGCGAGCTCGAAGTGCTGCGCCGGGCCATGCCCGCCGCGCTGCGCGCGCTCGCCGTCGGCGGCCGGATCGTCGTCGAGTCCTACCAGTCACTGGAGGACCGGCTGGTCAAGCAGGCACTGGCCGAGCTCGCGAAGTCCCGCACGCCGGAAGGACTTCCCGTGGAGCTGCCGGGGCACGGACCGGAGCTGAAGCTCCTGACCCGAGGGGCCGAAAAGGCCGGCGAAGAGGAGACCGACCACAACCCGCGCGCCGCTTCGGTGCGGTTGCGGGCCGCCGAGAGGATCGGAGAGCCGCGATGA
- the mraZ gene encoding division/cell wall cluster transcriptional repressor MraZ yields the protein MFLGTHTPKLDDKGRLALPAKFRDALAGGLMLTKGQDHCLFVFPRAEFEQMARKVAEAPFTNEAVRAYQRYLFAGTDEQRPDGQGRISIAPELRRYAGLSKECVVIGAITRLEIWDAEAWQGYLEEHEDSYAKAREEVLPGVF from the coding sequence GTGTTCCTCGGCACCCACACCCCGAAGCTGGACGACAAAGGGCGGCTCGCGCTGCCCGCGAAGTTCCGCGACGCCTTGGCCGGCGGGCTGATGCTCACGAAGGGGCAGGACCACTGTCTCTTCGTCTTCCCCCGCGCCGAGTTCGAGCAGATGGCGCGCAAGGTCGCCGAGGCCCCGTTCACGAACGAGGCCGTCCGGGCCTACCAGCGTTACCTGTTCGCCGGGACGGACGAGCAACGCCCTGACGGGCAGGGGCGCATCAGCATCGCGCCCGAGCTCCGCCGCTACGCGGGGCTCAGCAAGGAATGCGTGGTGATCGGGGCGATCACCAGGCTGGAGATCTGGGACGCCGAAGCGTGGCAGGGGTACCTGGAGGAACACGAAGACAGCTACGCGAAGGCTCGAGAGGAAGTACTGCCGGGCGTCTTCTAG